A single genomic interval of Dromaius novaehollandiae isolate bDroNov1 unplaced genomic scaffold, bDroNov1.hap1 HAP1_SCAFFOLD_31, whole genome shotgun sequence harbors:
- the LOC135325579 gene encoding apoptosis-associated speck-like protein containing a CARD encodes MVEEVKLSLKDKRKDKCVWHAVLRRGDIAPSGAGADAPCASCRPPRSRRSQPGWADRGQIPGASATTTEKHFLDLHRVELINRVVEVKGVLDLLLGDVLDFEQYQRILAEKTSHSRMRELFKLMPSWTPWCKDRIYEALKEKHPHLVEDLEK; translated from the exons ATGGTAGAGGAAGTCAAACTCAGCttgaaagacaaaaggaaggacAAGTGTGTGTGGCACGCGGTGCTGCGAAGAG GAGACATCGCACCCAGCGGGGCGGGCGCAGATGCACCGTGCGCCAGTTGCCGGCCCCCCAGATCGCGGCGCAGCCAGCCAG GCTGGGCAGACAGAGGACAAATCCCAGGAGCCTCCGCGACGACGACAG AGAAGCACTTCCTGGATCTGCACCGAGTGGAGCTGATCAACCGCGTCGTCGAAGTGAAGGGCGTCCTGGACCTCCTGCTCGGGGATGTTCTGGACTTCGAGCAATACCAAAGGATCCTGGCGGAGAAAACGTCCCACAGCAGGATGCGCGAGCTGTTCAAGCTGATGCCGAGCTGGACTCCCTGGTGCAAGGACCGCATCTACGAGGCCCTGAAGGAGAAGCACCCACACCTCGTCGAAGATCTTGAGAAGTAA